CCTATACCACCACTAAATACTTGTCGTTGCTGCCAATCGTACTTCCAGCGATTAGTGCCAGTTTGTCTGTCGTATGGCAAATACTCGCCAGTTGCTACCCCAGAATATTTGCTATCTAAATATCGATAAGTTGTTCCGATCATCAAACCGCGATGCGTCATTTCCCTAGGAACCAAAAGCAGATCACGATTTGGTGCGATATTTACATAATAGGGCTGAGTGATATCTAACCCATTATTTGAGTTATATCCAACCGTTGGGGCTAAAAGACCGGAGCGGCGCTGCCCGCCTGTTGGGGCAGTAAAATATGGAACATAAGCAATAGGTACATCGAAGAAATGCATCACGCCATGTGTACCAGTCATTTCTTTTTGCTCGTTGTCAATCTCCATACTGGCTACTGTGAAATACCAATCCATATTTTCAGGTGTACAAGTAGAGTAGGTCGCCTTATCAAAAACAAACACATCTGAGTTTTCAATCGTTAATTTCTTCGCTTTTCCATTTCCGCGACTATCACGAAGCTCGTACGTTGGAGCGTCCATCGAACCTTCGCGAGCATCGACTTTAAATTGACCCCTTGGTCCTTTAAAGGTTGTATTGCCTTTTGACAGTTCCGCATTACCAATAAGATCAGCAATATCAGTATCGGGATCGTAAGTAATCTCATCAGCTTTTAGTGCTGCGCCATTACGGCGGATTTGTGCGCGCCCCTTCAGGTGCATATCGCGCTCAGCCACCCCATCAATCTCATCACTAGAAGTAAAGGTAAGGGCTTGACCATCACTAATGGGTTTGCCAACACGCAATTGATCATCCAGCTTTAATACTGTTACATTTCCCCGATCGGGCAACAGGACCGCATTAGCTGAGGCTTGTGATACTGGAGGCAAAGGAGCAGGAGCCTGAGCACTTGCCGGAAGTGCCAATTGAAGCAATACAAGCCCCGCCACTACTCGCAGGGTTACTAGCCAAAAAAGAGGGGCGCAAAGGCCGGCGCGACGGCGATAATGACTCATGGATCCAGACCCGCCTTATTATACGAATCGACCATGACTGACTCTCGCTTAAACACCCTCCGCAACTGGCTAAAAACCCTGCAGCCTAGCTGGCAATTAGATCTTGATACCTTGGCGCCTGCCTCGGCCGATGCCAGTTTTCGGCGGTATTTCCGAATTGAGTCCAAAAACCCTGATTTTGGCACTTTGATCATTATGGATGCTCCGCCGCAACATGAGCCCTTAAATGCCTTCATTCAGGTGGATTTATTACTTTCAGAAGCGGGTATTAATGTCCCTAAAATTTTGGAGCAAAGCATTGCAGAAGGTTTTCTTTTGCTTAATGACTTAGGCAATAAAACCTATCTTGCGCAACTGAATGATGAAACTGCAAATCGTTTATACCAAGATGCCACAAATACGCTAATTAAAATGCAATTGGCTAGCAAGCCAAATGTGCTACCAAACTATGATGCCGCACTGTTACAACGTGAGTTAGATTTATTTCCTCAATGGTACTTAAGCAAGCATTTGCAAATTGAACTAAGCGGTACTCAGCAAGAGCAACTCAAGAATGCATTTGAGCTCATCATTGCAAATAATCTTGCGCAGGCTAAAGTTTATGTTCACCGCGACTATCACTCTCGCAATTTAATGGTGACCGATATCAACAATCCTGGTGTCTTGGATTTTCAAGATGCCGTCTATGGCTCTATTACCTACGATGCATCTTCGCTCTGGCGCGATGCATACATCGCGTGGCCCGAGGAAAAAGTAATTGACTGGACTATCAAATTCTGGGAGCAAGGACGTAAAGCTGGACTCCCTATGCCAGATGACTTTGGTCAGTTTTACCGTGACTTTGAATGGATGGGACTACAACGTCATTTAAAAGTACTTGGTATTTTTGCCAGACTATTTCATCGGGATGAGAAAGATGGTTACCTTAAAGATATCCCATTGGTTTTGGAATATGCGATTGCAACAGCAAATCGTTACATTGAATTAAAGCCGTTGGCACGTATTCTGGAAGCAACGCGTTCAAATATTCAATCAAAGTAATGATGGACAAGTACAACTCTATTCCTTGTTTTTTGCTTGCTGCTGGCAGAGGAGAAAGGATGCGTCCTTTAACAGATCACCTCCCCAAACCTTTGCTCACTATTCAAAATAAGTCCCTACTTGCCTGGCATTTGGAAGCACTCTCTAGTGCCGGCATTCAAAATGTCGTAATCAATCATGCGTGGCTGGGCGAGAAGATTGAACAAGCACTCGGCTCTGGCGATCAGTTTGGACTCAATATCCAATACTCTCCTGAAGTGACTGCCTTAGAGACTGCAGGTGGAATTGCTAAGGCCCTTCCCATTCTTAAAGCAAAAGACTACTTTTTGGTTATTAATGGCGATGTGTTTAGTCCTGAGCTTCCCCTCCAAAGGCTTCTAGAACAAGTTTTGCAGTTACGACAAGATGTCGGTCCAATTTTGGCGCACCTCTTGCTGGTTCCCAATCCCGCTCAACACCCCAATGGTGACTTCTACCTCCAGGGTTCTCAAGTAAGTGATACACCACTAGCCGGCTCAGAAAAGCTGACTTTCTCTGGAATTGGTATCTACCACAAGGATCTCTTTAGAAATTTAGTCATTGATACATCTGCAAAGCTTGCTCCCTTGCTTAGTGAGGCTATGGCGCAAAATAAAGTGACCGGTGAAAAATATCTAGGTCCGTGGCACGATGTAGGTACGCCACAACGCCTAGAAGAACTCAATGCAGCATATGAATAAAAACAATATTTATCAACTTCGTAGAGAGCAACTCGCAAAGCAGATTTTTGCCAAAACCGGTGGCGGCATTGCCATCATTGCCACTGCACCAGAATTGGCTCGTAATCGTGATAATGATTTTCCGTATCGTCATGACAGCGACTTCTTTTATTTAACTGGGTTTGAAGAGCCTGGCGCTACCTTGGTAATGCAAATTCAAGGCGAACAAAAAAATTACACACTCCAATCGCATTTATTTTGTAGGCCCAAAGATCTAGAGCGAGAAATTTGGGATGGCTTCAGACTTGGGCCTGAAGCAGCTCCGAAGGCTTTGGGGATCGAATTTGCTCACAGCACTCAAGAGCTTGATCAAAAATTAAGTGACTTACTTGCTGATCAAGAGGCGATTTATATTCGACTTGCTGAAAGTGCAGAAGCTGATAGACGCTTACGACACTGGATGAAAGAAGTGCGAGCTCAAGCTCGCTCGGGAGTTAATCCACCCTCTGAGTTTCATGATATTGAAACTTTGATTCATGAAATGCGTCTTTTTAAAGATGCACATGAAATTGATATCATGCGTCGCGCTGCAGAAATTTCTGCACGTGCTCATGTGCGCGCGATGCAAGCCTGCAAACCGGGAATGCGCGAGTATCAACTTGAAGCCGAACTTCTTCATGAGTTTCGTAACAGCGGCGCGCAAAGTGTTGCCTATAACAGCATTGTTGCCGGGGGTGCTAACTCATGCATCTTGCACTATCGTGCAGGTTCAACGGAGTTACGTAGCGGAGAGCTCTGCTTAATTGATGCTGGCTGTGAATTAGATGGCTACGCATCCGACATCACCAGAACCTTTCCGGTTAACGGAAAATTTTCCGGGCCTCAGCGCGCGCTCTATGACATCACCCTAGCAGCACAAGAAGCCGCCATCTCCATGAGTAAGCCCGGTAATACTTTCATGCAGCCGCATGAAGCCGCTTTAAAAGTGCTCACCCAGGGCTTATTAGATGAAAAGTTGCTCAAACTATCAGAGCTAGGCTCACTTGAAAATGCACTTGAGAGTGGCGCTTATCGCCGCTTTTACATGCATCGCACTTCGCACTGGTTAGGTATGGATGTTCATGATGTAAGCTCCTATCGCGAACCAATTGATTCGCTCGCTTCTGAGAAACCATGGCGCATTCTCAAAAGCGGTATGGTGATCACTATTGAGCCTGGTTTGTATATCAGGCCAGCTTACGATATCGATGAAGCATTTTGGAATATCGGCATTCGCATTGAAGATGATGCGGTTATCAATGATTCGGGATGCGAGTTGATTTCTCGCGGTGTTCCTGTGAAGGCTGATGAAATCGAAGCCTTAATGAAAAACGCTTAAGAGTATCGAACGATATATGAGCGGATCTAGTTGCGATATTGTGATTCATGGTGGTGGGCCAGTTGGCTTATCTTGCGCTGCATGGATTTTGCAAAAATTTCCAGATGCCAAGCTCACTTTGCTCGATCGCAATCCAGTTAATGATGCCGACTTAGCAAATACTGACGGCAGAGGCATTGCACTCTCCCATGGCAGCAAACTTCTTCTCGACACCATCGATGCCTGGCCAAGCGATTGCGCTGATATTCATCGAGTACATGTCTCACAAGCGGGACGCTTTGGTCGCGCCCTCATGACGCGAGAAGAGCTGGCACAAGACGCACTAGGTCATATTATTCGCTATCGCGATATTCACATCACATTACGCAAAGCTCTTAGAACCATTCAAAAAAGTAGTCCTCATTTTTCTTGGCAACATATTGGCAAGGATGAGCAAATTCACATTGACGCAAGATGCGTAGTTCATGCTGAAGGCGGTCTCTTTAAAACTCAAGATTGGGTAGAGTCTGGTCGCGACTATGGTCAATCTGCATTAGTAGGCTTGGTTGAGGTTAAAAATGCTGTGCCTCATCAAGCGTGGGAACGCTTTACAAGCGAAGGTCCATTAGCTGTATTGCCTAGTCATTATGGCAATAATATTTTGAATCTCGTTTGGTGTGGGTCTCCTGAGTCTTCACAAAAACGCCTAGATCTAAGTGATGCAGATTTTCTCATTGCCCTGCAAAAAGAATTTGGTGCACGAATTGGCCGCTTCCTCAAAATTCAAGATCGTCGTTTATACGAACTTGGCCTGAACTACCGCAAGCACATTACCCAACATCATGAAGTGTGGATTGGCAATGCTGCGCAAACTTTGCATCCAGTAGCCGGGCAAGGACTCAATCTTGGTCTCAGGGACGCTTTCTTATTAGCCGAAAGACTCGCCGGCGTTTTTTCTGGTCCTCAAGACGAACAATCTTCAGCTCACATTCAAAACGCATTGGAAGCTTATGCACAAAGCCGCCAGGCAGACCGTAAGGCAACCATTGGTTTAACGGACTTTATGGCCAGAGTATTTACCTCAAATCTAGTGCCTGTAGTGGCAGCCCGTGGGCTGGCTTTATCAGCTCTCCAATGGCTTCCGCCGGTAAAGAAAGCCTTAGCCCGCCAGATGATGTTTGGCAGACGCTAAGGGGCTTAAATTAGCCCCAAAGATCAATATTCCAGAATTGCTCGAAACCTAGCAACCTGCCTAAAAAATAGGCAGATTTGGGCTCGACTGTGCTAAAGTGTCATGCTTTACGCAAGACTCCTTCAATATACATCCCCGTAAATGAAGA
This genomic interval from Polynucleobacter necessarius contains the following:
- a CDS encoding aminoglycoside phosphotransferase family protein, with the translated sequence MTDSRLNTLRNWLKTLQPSWQLDLDTLAPASADASFRRYFRIESKNPDFGTLIIMDAPPQHEPLNAFIQVDLLLSEAGINVPKILEQSIAEGFLLLNDLGNKTYLAQLNDETANRLYQDATNTLIKMQLASKPNVLPNYDAALLQRELDLFPQWYLSKHLQIELSGTQQEQLKNAFELIIANNLAQAKVYVHRDYHSRNLMVTDINNPGVLDFQDAVYGSITYDASSLWRDAYIAWPEEKVIDWTIKFWEQGRKAGLPMPDDFGQFYRDFEWMGLQRHLKVLGIFARLFHRDEKDGYLKDIPLVLEYAIATANRYIELKPLARILEATRSNIQSK
- the murU gene encoding N-acetylmuramate alpha-1-phosphate uridylyltransferase MurU, giving the protein MDKYNSIPCFLLAAGRGERMRPLTDHLPKPLLTIQNKSLLAWHLEALSSAGIQNVVINHAWLGEKIEQALGSGDQFGLNIQYSPEVTALETAGGIAKALPILKAKDYFLVINGDVFSPELPLQRLLEQVLQLRQDVGPILAHLLLVPNPAQHPNGDFYLQGSQVSDTPLAGSEKLTFSGIGIYHKDLFRNLVIDTSAKLAPLLSEAMAQNKVTGEKYLGPWHDVGTPQRLEELNAAYE
- a CDS encoding aminopeptidase P N-terminal domain-containing protein, which gives rise to MNKNNIYQLRREQLAKQIFAKTGGGIAIIATAPELARNRDNDFPYRHDSDFFYLTGFEEPGATLVMQIQGEQKNYTLQSHLFCRPKDLEREIWDGFRLGPEAAPKALGIEFAHSTQELDQKLSDLLADQEAIYIRLAESAEADRRLRHWMKEVRAQARSGVNPPSEFHDIETLIHEMRLFKDAHEIDIMRRAAEISARAHVRAMQACKPGMREYQLEAELLHEFRNSGAQSVAYNSIVAGGANSCILHYRAGSTELRSGELCLIDAGCELDGYASDITRTFPVNGKFSGPQRALYDITLAAQEAAISMSKPGNTFMQPHEAALKVLTQGLLDEKLLKLSELGSLENALESGAYRRFYMHRTSHWLGMDVHDVSSYREPIDSLASEKPWRILKSGMVITIEPGLYIRPAYDIDEAFWNIGIRIEDDAVINDSGCELISRGVPVKADEIEALMKNA
- a CDS encoding FAD-dependent monooxygenase, which encodes MSGSSCDIVIHGGGPVGLSCAAWILQKFPDAKLTLLDRNPVNDADLANTDGRGIALSHGSKLLLDTIDAWPSDCADIHRVHVSQAGRFGRALMTREELAQDALGHIIRYRDIHITLRKALRTIQKSSPHFSWQHIGKDEQIHIDARCVVHAEGGLFKTQDWVESGRDYGQSALVGLVEVKNAVPHQAWERFTSEGPLAVLPSHYGNNILNLVWCGSPESSQKRLDLSDADFLIALQKEFGARIGRFLKIQDRRLYELGLNYRKHITQHHEVWIGNAAQTLHPVAGQGLNLGLRDAFLLAERLAGVFSGPQDEQSSAHIQNALEAYAQSRQADRKATIGLTDFMARVFTSNLVPVVAARGLALSALQWLPPVKKALARQMMFGRR